The Salegentibacter mishustinae genome includes a window with the following:
- a CDS encoding transporter substrate-binding domain-containing protein: MIKKYFFLFTLLISSLSFNAQQSPDSLDLSKKMIIGVTPTPPFVMEENGEYAGLSIDSWELINEKMNLDYEFKEYGSLAELLNGIENNEVDFSINPVTVTDNRMKRMDFSQPYFISHTGVAKRSESQIFSYLGNLFSWNFISAILILLAVIFIFGFLVWVFERKKNAEEFGNGSRGILQGFWWSAVTMTTVGYGDKSPRTTGGRVIALIWMFMAIIIISSLTAGIASSLTVQTMNDEINSVQDLSKFEVTSVESSSAQELLNLYNIEHNEVIDEKEGIALLENEETKLFVYDEPILRYEIKRRGLEDEIEVLPKTLKKDYYGYSFPKNSVLVDEINPVLIGVLKTMEWNSIMSKYE, from the coding sequence ATGATTAAAAAATACTTTTTTCTATTTACCCTTCTAATTTCCAGTTTAAGTTTTAATGCACAGCAATCGCCAGATAGCCTGGATCTTTCCAAAAAAATGATAATTGGAGTTACGCCAACTCCACCATTTGTGATGGAGGAAAATGGCGAATATGCCGGTTTGAGCATTGATTCCTGGGAATTGATCAATGAAAAAATGAATTTAGATTATGAATTTAAGGAATATGGCTCTCTGGCCGAGCTTTTAAACGGAATAGAAAACAACGAGGTAGACTTTAGTATTAACCCGGTAACCGTTACCGATAATAGAATGAAGCGAATGGATTTTTCCCAGCCATATTTTATTTCGCATACAGGCGTGGCCAAAAGAAGTGAGTCCCAAATCTTTAGTTATTTAGGAAATCTGTTTAGCTGGAATTTTATTTCGGCAATTTTAATTTTATTGGCGGTAATCTTTATTTTCGGATTTCTGGTATGGGTTTTTGAAAGAAAAAAGAATGCCGAAGAATTTGGAAATGGTTCTCGTGGGATTCTTCAGGGATTTTGGTGGAGCGCTGTAACTATGACCACTGTTGGCTATGGAGATAAATCACCCAGAACAACCGGTGGACGTGTAATAGCGCTTATTTGGATGTTTATGGCTATAATAATTATTTCCAGTTTAACAGCAGGAATCGCTTCATCCTTAACCGTGCAAACTATGAACGATGAGATAAATTCTGTACAGGATCTCTCTAAATTTGAAGTGACTAGTGTAGAAAGTAGTAGTGCGCAAGAGCTACTAAACCTTTACAATATAGAACATAATGAAGTGATAGACGAAAAGGAAGGTATAGCATTGCTGGAAAACGAAGAAACCAAACTTTTTGTATACGATGAACCCATTTTACGCTATGAAATTAAGAGAAGGGGTCTGGAAGATGAAATAGAAGTTCTTCCCAAAACCCTTAAAAAAGATTATTACGGCTATAGTTTTCCTAAGAATTCTGTTTTAGTAGACGAGATTAATCCTGTACTTATCGGGGTTTTAAAAACTATGGAGTGGAATAGTATAATGAGTAAATACGAATAA
- a CDS encoding type 1 glutamine amidotransferase domain-containing protein encodes MEKRIAILATNGFEKSELFSPKEALENEGFKVDVISLEKGKIKGWEGTNWSGEIDVDRTINEVSAKEYNALVLPGGVINPDQLRRNEDVLVFVRDFFKQSKPVGAICHAAWTLINAEVVEGRTMTSFNSIKKDLENAGALWVDKEVVVDEAFVTSRNPDDLPAFNAKMIEEIKEGKHDLQHA; translated from the coding sequence ATGGAAAAGAGAATTGCAATTTTAGCCACAAACGGATTTGAAAAAAGTGAATTATTTTCTCCGAAAGAGGCTTTAGAAAATGAAGGCTTTAAAGTTGACGTTATAAGCTTGGAAAAAGGAAAAATTAAAGGCTGGGAAGGTACTAACTGGTCTGGAGAAATAGATGTTGATCGCACCATTAATGAGGTAAGCGCTAAAGAATATAATGCTTTAGTACTTCCAGGTGGGGTAATTAACCCAGATCAACTAAGAAGAAACGAAGATGTACTTGTATTTGTACGTGACTTCTTTAAGCAAAGTAAACCTGTAGGCGCTATATGTCACGCAGCCTGGACTTTAATTAATGCAGAAGTTGTAGAAGGTAGAACAATGACATCTTTTAACTCTATCAAAAAAGACCTGGAAAATGCAGGAGCTCTTTGGGTAGATAAAGAAGTGGTTGTAGATGAAGCTTTTGTAACTTCAAGAAATCCTGACGATCTTCCGGCTTTTAATGCTAAGATGATCGAAGAGATTAAAGAAGGAAAACACGATCTGCAACACGCATAA
- a CDS encoding Gfo/Idh/MocA family protein — MKEKHTPKTNSRRSFLKTTALATAGISIIPRHVMGGPGFLAPSDKLVVAGIGVGGKGESDINSFYQSGKADIGFLCDVDKRRAANSIARFPKAKFYTDYREMLEKEAKNIDAVSISTPDHGHAVQALAAMELGKPVYVQKPLTHDIYEARQLTEAAEKYQVVTQMGNQGASGDGVRKMREWYDTNLIGKVHTVYVWTDRPVWPQGIPWPKGKTTAVPEGLDWDLWLNTAPYKNYIEGLVPFNWRGWWDYGTGALGDMGCHLIEAPYRVLGLGHPKDVQCSVGSVYIDEFKRGYFPESCPPSSHAVMTFPKTEKTNEDVTLHWMDGGIKPKRPEELGPNETFGDGGNGVLFIGDKGKMMCGTYGRNPRLLPTSKTDEVNVAEKYDRVPGGEEGHYAQWVEGAIAGYGKKELSSPFEIAGPLTETLLIANLAIRGYDVRNEQKRANGDVFYNYPGRDIKMLWDSENMRVTNFDEANQFVRREYREGWKLS; from the coding sequence ATGAAAGAAAAGCACACCCCAAAAACAAATTCCAGAAGAAGTTTTTTGAAAACCACAGCATTGGCTACTGCCGGAATTAGTATTATTCCCAGGCACGTTATGGGTGGTCCCGGGTTTTTAGCACCGAGTGATAAATTGGTGGTCGCAGGAATAGGAGTAGGAGGAAAAGGAGAGAGTGATATCAATAGTTTTTATCAATCTGGAAAGGCCGATATTGGTTTTTTATGTGATGTAGATAAAAGAAGAGCGGCAAATTCTATAGCTCGATTTCCAAAGGCTAAGTTTTATACCGATTACCGAGAAATGTTAGAAAAAGAAGCAAAAAACATAGATGCTGTTTCTATTTCAACTCCAGATCATGGTCACGCTGTACAGGCATTGGCCGCCATGGAGCTAGGTAAACCGGTTTACGTTCAAAAGCCTTTAACACACGATATTTATGAAGCCAGGCAACTTACCGAAGCTGCAGAAAAATACCAGGTTGTTACCCAAATGGGAAACCAGGGAGCTTCTGGTGACGGAGTTAGAAAAATGCGAGAATGGTATGATACAAATCTAATAGGAAAAGTGCATACCGTTTATGTTTGGACAGATCGCCCGGTTTGGCCACAGGGAATTCCCTGGCCAAAAGGAAAAACCACTGCGGTTCCTGAAGGTTTAGACTGGGATTTATGGTTGAATACTGCTCCCTATAAAAATTATATAGAAGGACTTGTTCCTTTTAACTGGCGAGGCTGGTGGGATTATGGTACCGGCGCACTTGGTGATATGGGATGTCATTTAATTGAGGCACCTTATCGTGTTTTAGGTCTGGGCCATCCAAAAGATGTTCAGTGTAGTGTTGGAAGTGTTTATATAGATGAGTTTAAGAGAGGGTATTTCCCTGAAAGTTGTCCGCCATCAAGTCATGCGGTAATGACATTCCCTAAAACCGAAAAAACCAATGAAGATGTAACTTTGCATTGGATGGACGGTGGAATTAAACCAAAGAGACCGGAAGAACTTGGTCCAAATGAAACCTTTGGCGATGGTGGAAATGGCGTTTTATTTATTGGTGATAAAGGAAAAATGATGTGTGGTACTTATGGAAGAAATCCACGTTTATTGCCAACTTCAAAAACCGATGAAGTTAATGTAGCCGAAAAATATGATCGCGTTCCCGGAGGAGAAGAAGGGCATTATGCACAATGGGTAGAAGGAGCAATTGCCGGTTACGGGAAAAAAGAGTTGAGTTCTCCTTTTGAAATTGCCGGACCTTTAACTGAAACGCTTTTAATTGCTAACCTGGCCATCAGAGGTTACGATGTAAGGAATGAACAAAAGCGCGCTAATGGAGATGTTTTTTATAATTATCCCGGGCGCGATATTAAAATGCTTTGGGATTCAGAAAATATGCGGGTAACTAATTTCGATGAAGCCAATCAATTTGTGCGCAGAGAATACCGCGAAGGTTGGAAGCTGAGCTAA
- a CDS encoding YihY/virulence factor BrkB family protein, with the protein MSWIKNEPYARSATIAYYALFSLPSLLIIVVTLAGYFFEQEAVQGRLTSEISGFVGEEPANAIENMIASAALATESTWAIIFGIGTLLFGATGVFFQLKMAMNNIWNVAEKRTDFLRMLLDRLISFGMVMVIGLLLLLSLVISALIRVLKDEIEQYAPNITEFMVEVANFSISFLVITTLFAAIFKLLPDIKLRWKITYLGAAVTTILFLLGEALISFYFGQSEPASVYGGASSVVLILLWVYYTCLILFFGAEFTVQYALLKNERVVPNKYGEPAIYQELEKLQEKRTQLEEEKEIIDTLKNNMDWEKNRGKKGKSKKEK; encoded by the coding sequence TTGAGCTGGATAAAGAATGAACCATACGCCCGAAGCGCTACTATTGCGTATTACGCGTTGTTCTCTCTACCGTCTTTGCTGATAATTGTAGTGACCCTTGCAGGATATTTCTTTGAACAGGAGGCTGTTCAGGGAAGATTAACTTCAGAAATTAGCGGTTTTGTGGGGGAGGAGCCTGCAAATGCTATAGAAAATATGATTGCCAGCGCCGCCCTGGCCACAGAGTCTACCTGGGCCATTATATTTGGTATAGGAACTTTGCTTTTTGGTGCTACCGGAGTGTTTTTTCAGCTTAAAATGGCGATGAATAATATTTGGAATGTTGCCGAAAAACGAACCGATTTTTTAAGAATGCTGCTTGATAGATTGATCTCGTTTGGAATGGTGATGGTAATAGGGCTTTTGCTTTTGTTATCTCTTGTTATTTCTGCTTTAATTCGAGTATTAAAAGATGAAATAGAACAATATGCGCCAAACATTACCGAATTTATGGTAGAGGTAGCTAATTTTAGTATTTCATTTCTGGTGATCACAACTTTATTTGCGGCTATTTTTAAATTACTACCCGATATTAAATTGCGCTGGAAAATAACCTATTTGGGAGCTGCAGTTACTACCATCCTATTTTTGCTGGGAGAAGCTCTTATAAGTTTTTATTTTGGCCAAAGTGAACCTGCTTCGGTTTATGGTGGTGCTTCTTCGGTGGTCCTTATCTTGCTGTGGGTTTACTATACCTGTTTAATTTTATTTTTTGGAGCCGAATTTACTGTACAGTACGCCTTGCTTAAAAATGAAAGGGTAGTACCCAATAAATATGGTGAACCTGCAATTTACCAGGAATTGGAAAAACTGCAGGAAAAGCGTACACAACTAGAGGAAGAAAAGGAAATAATAGATACGCTTAAGAATAATATGGACTGGGAGAAGAATAGAGGGAAGAAAGGGAAATCTAAAAAGGAGAAATAA
- a CDS encoding 3D domain-containing protein: MKVGVIVYLVIFYFSFSACNFNNKNSDETPTVWDTLEVSVSAYNSVSWQTGAGGANITAWGDTLKPGLKAIAVSRDLIKKGLDHNTPVKIEGFEGVFRVKDKMHYRWKNKIDIYMGEDVKKARKFGRKKLKIYYEVPRDSISNNNKTQNENS, from the coding sequence ATGAAAGTTGGAGTAATTGTATACCTGGTAATTTTTTACTTCAGCTTTTCAGCTTGTAACTTTAATAATAAAAATTCTGATGAAACACCTACTGTTTGGGATACTTTAGAAGTTTCGGTTTCAGCATATAATTCGGTGAGTTGGCAAACGGGAGCCGGCGGTGCAAATATAACTGCCTGGGGAGATACTCTAAAACCCGGACTAAAAGCTATTGCAGTTTCCCGGGATCTTATAAAAAAAGGTTTAGATCACAATACGCCGGTTAAAATAGAAGGTTTTGAAGGGGTTTTTCGAGTAAAAGATAAAATGCATTATAGATGGAAAAATAAAATAGATATCTATATGGGTGAGGACGTCAAAAAGGCCAGAAAGTTTGGCCGTAAAAAATTAAAGATCTATTATGAGGTTCCACGAGATTCAATTTCAAATAATAACAAAACGCAAAACGAAAATTCTTAA
- a CDS encoding RimK family protein, with product MKKYIIVNHPEKWKLKLDHIEIVSAQSYLTNPEFSRLKNARIFNLCKDYSYQSKGYYVSLLAEARGHLAIPTVKNIVDLREPKLVKIVSEEFDDLMQTSLKGIKSQEFTLSIYFGQNVAQKYKELSAMFHRHFQIPFLRVKFNFTTKWNIKSIKAISEAEIPQEHLESMYAFAAQYFAKKRYDTPRASTADFDLAILVQPEDPAPPSNAKALKKFVEIAEKMNFYVEIISPKDLSRLSAFDALFIRQSTEVNNEAYAFARKAQQEGIAIVDYPDAILKCCNKVFMAEALENANIPTPKTLIVHKENIDKVLEITGLPVVLKSPDSTFSFGVKKATTPAEYQELVSTMLKKSELVIAQEFSPSEYDWRIGILDNKPFYACRYYMAKGHWQIYNWDAKAKDDQDGNADCLPIEKVPKKILEAALKSAKLMGKGLYGIDIKEVGGKPFVIEINDNPNIDFGVEDGYYGDQVYIDIISALKERLEKK from the coding sequence ATGAAAAAATATATTATTGTAAACCACCCTGAAAAGTGGAAGTTAAAACTGGATCATATAGAGATTGTTTCAGCTCAATCCTATCTTACCAATCCAGAATTTTCCCGGCTTAAAAACGCCAGAATATTCAATCTTTGCAAAGATTATTCTTACCAGTCTAAAGGTTATTACGTTTCTCTTTTAGCCGAAGCACGAGGACATTTGGCGATTCCAACGGTAAAAAACATTGTGGATCTTAGGGAACCAAAGTTGGTGAAAATAGTTTCTGAAGAGTTTGACGATCTAATGCAAACCAGCTTAAAAGGAATCAAATCGCAGGAATTTACGCTGAGTATTTATTTTGGACAAAATGTGGCTCAAAAATATAAAGAGCTAAGCGCGATGTTTCATAGACATTTCCAAATTCCGTTTTTAAGAGTAAAATTCAATTTCACCACGAAATGGAATATTAAAAGTATAAAAGCGATTTCTGAAGCTGAAATTCCGCAAGAACATTTGGAAAGTATGTATGCGTTTGCAGCTCAGTATTTTGCTAAAAAGCGCTACGATACACCGCGAGCCAGTACTGCTGATTTTGACCTGGCTATTCTAGTGCAACCCGAAGATCCGGCGCCACCAAGTAATGCTAAAGCATTAAAGAAATTTGTGGAGATTGCTGAAAAGATGAATTTCTATGTAGAAATAATTTCTCCTAAAGATCTCTCGCGTTTATCTGCTTTTGATGCCTTATTTATTCGCCAAAGTACCGAAGTTAATAATGAAGCCTATGCATTTGCCAGGAAAGCCCAGCAGGAAGGCATCGCCATTGTAGATTATCCCGATGCCATTCTTAAATGTTGTAACAAGGTTTTTATGGCCGAAGCATTGGAAAACGCCAATATTCCTACACCAAAAACACTTATAGTTCATAAAGAAAATATAGATAAGGTTTTGGAAATTACAGGACTGCCGGTGGTTTTAAAATCTCCCGATTCTACTTTTTCCTTCGGAGTAAAGAAAGCGACCACCCCTGCGGAATATCAGGAGTTGGTTAGCACGATGCTTAAAAAATCTGAACTTGTTATTGCCCAGGAATTTTCTCCTTCTGAATATGACTGGAGAATAGGAATATTAGACAATAAACCTTTTTATGCCTGCCGATATTATATGGCCAAAGGCCACTGGCAGATTTACAACTGGGACGCAAAAGCGAAAGATGACCAGGATGGAAATGCTGATTGCTTACCTATAGAAAAGGTTCCGAAGAAAATATTGGAAGCCGCATTAAAATCGGCTAAACTAATGGGAAAAGGACTATACGGCATAGATATCAAAGAAGTAGGAGGAAAGCCGTTCGTTATTGAAATTAACGATAATCCGAACATCGACTTTGGTGTGGAAGATGGCTACTATGGCGATCAGGTTTATATCGACATTATTTCGGCGTTAAAAGAAAGATTAGAAAAGAAGTAA
- a CDS encoding DinB family protein, protein MIANSLNSDEYNAYYDRYLQKIPGNLELGILLLENKEEFLRLLDKIKPEDLTYSYAEGKWSVAEVIQHLIDVERIFQYRSLTLAREPGIKLPGFDHDAYVPMSSAQNRTLKSFKKEFKAVRDSGISLYQSFSEEMLVRKGFVSGSATSCRALGFISAGHTKHHIELFKENYNII, encoded by the coding sequence ATGATAGCAAACAGCTTAAATTCTGATGAGTACAATGCGTACTACGACAGGTATTTACAAAAAATCCCCGGCAATTTAGAGCTGGGGATTTTACTTCTGGAAAATAAGGAAGAATTTCTTCGTTTACTGGATAAGATAAAGCCTGAAGACCTAACTTATAGCTATGCCGAAGGTAAATGGAGCGTAGCAGAAGTTATTCAGCATCTTATAGATGTGGAAAGAATTTTTCAATATAGATCACTTACCCTGGCTAGAGAGCCCGGAATTAAATTGCCCGGTTTTGATCACGATGCATATGTTCCTATGAGTTCTGCCCAAAATAGAACTTTGAAATCTTTTAAAAAGGAATTTAAAGCAGTTAGAGACTCGGGAATATCGCTTTATCAGAGTTTTTCAGAAGAAATGTTGGTACGAAAAGGATTTGTAAGTGGCAGCGCTACAAGTTGCCGTGCCTTAGGTTTTATTTCCGCAGGGCATACCAAACATCATATTGAACTCTTTAAAGAGAATTATAATATTATATGA
- a CDS encoding FKBP-type peptidyl-prolyl cis-trans isomerase, whose product MSQVKANDTVKVHYTGKLADGQVFDSSVERGEPIEFTMGQGQLIPGFEKGLIDMEVNEKKTINIPKEEAYGEPREELVQEVQKSQLPEEIKPEVGMGLVSKSPDGQEMNLVVKDVKEDTIVVDGNHPLAGKDLVFDLEVVEIK is encoded by the coding sequence ATGAGTCAAGTAAAAGCAAATGACACGGTAAAGGTACATTACACAGGTAAACTAGCTGACGGGCAGGTTTTTGATAGCTCCGTAGAAAGAGGTGAGCCTATAGAATTTACTATGGGACAGGGACAGTTAATTCCTGGTTTCGAAAAAGGCCTTATCGATATGGAAGTGAACGAAAAGAAAACCATAAATATTCCTAAAGAAGAAGCTTACGGAGAGCCAAGAGAAGAGCTTGTACAAGAAGTACAAAAGAGCCAGCTTCCGGAAGAAATTAAGCCAGAAGTAGGAATGGGACTTGTTTCTAAAAGCCCTGACGGTCAGGAAATGAATCTTGTGGTTAAAGATGTAAAAGAAGACACTATTGTGGTAGATGGAAATCACCCACTAGCAGGTAAAGACCTGGTATTTGATCTTGAAGTAGTAGAGATCAAGTAA
- a CDS encoding N-formylglutamate amidohydrolase, giving the protein MKLILTCEHAFNTIPQEYQALFINAQEILESHRGYDPGAFDLFNELKDLAYFSFFYETGRLLVEVNRSKGHSNLFSEFTKKLSETSKTKLLDQYYFPYRDSLEKQISNLIGKGETVLHFSVHTFTPNLNEEIRNTDIGLLYDPARSAEKEFCINFKRNLKDQNPELKIRFNYPYLGKADGFTTYLRKRFPENYIGIELEMNQKFVNNNKMKSAFKQQTFIALKASLK; this is encoded by the coding sequence GTGAAACTGATTCTAACCTGCGAGCACGCATTCAATACTATTCCGCAGGAATATCAGGCTTTATTTATTAATGCCCAGGAAATTCTGGAATCTCATCGTGGTTATGATCCCGGTGCTTTCGATCTCTTTAATGAGCTGAAGGACTTAGCCTATTTTTCATTTTTCTACGAAACAGGACGTTTGTTAGTTGAAGTAAATAGGTCTAAAGGACATTCTAATTTATTTTCTGAATTCACTAAAAAGCTTTCCGAAACATCGAAAACTAAGCTTTTAGATCAATACTATTTTCCATATCGAGATTCGTTAGAAAAGCAAATTTCAAACTTAATAGGAAAAGGGGAGACAGTACTACATTTTTCGGTACACACTTTTACTCCAAATTTAAACGAAGAGATTAGAAATACAGATATTGGATTACTTTATGATCCAGCGAGGAGTGCAGAAAAAGAATTCTGTATAAATTTCAAGCGAAATTTGAAAGATCAGAATCCTGAATTAAAAATTAGGTTTAATTACCCTTATTTGGGAAAAGCAGATGGATTTACTACTTATTTACGAAAGAGATTTCCTGAAAATTATATTGGAATAGAACTTGAAATGAACCAGAAATTTGTGAATAATAACAAAATGAAATCAGCCTTTAAACAGCAAACTTTTATAGCTTTAAAAGCTTCATTAAAATAA
- a CDS encoding carboxylate-amine ligase, protein MKYHLFEVFGIELEYMLINESSFEVNPIVDQLFISKHGEITSDIENGEIEWSNELVGHVVELKTNGPTGDIENLDLLFAENIKEVNLLLKKKNTRLLPSAAHPLMHPETETQLWKHSSSKIYALYNRIFDCSGHGWSNVQSMHINLPFFDDGEFEKLHAAVRLLLPIIPALSASSPIFEGKYTGFKDARMQVYKTNQKEIPQMTGKVIPEQVFSKDDYYKTIFEPINKAIKPHDTENILDHHFLNSRGAIARFDRNAIEIRVIDVQECPKADLAIAIFIIECLKLLVSEELISIEDQKKWHENELFEIFDVVIKDAENTKISNKDYLKIFGLSQAIEVKEIWRILFSKVKRNIAEKHQESIKFLFSNGSLSTRILKAVGNDFSEENIKKNYFELADCLEENKLFIP, encoded by the coding sequence ATGAAATATCATCTTTTTGAAGTTTTTGGAATTGAACTGGAATATATGCTTATCAATGAGTCCAGTTTTGAAGTGAATCCAATCGTAGATCAACTTTTTATTAGCAAACATGGCGAAATCACTTCAGATATTGAAAACGGTGAAATTGAATGGAGCAACGAGCTGGTAGGGCATGTAGTAGAACTTAAAACCAATGGTCCAACCGGAGATATAGAAAATCTAGATCTACTTTTTGCTGAAAATATAAAGGAAGTAAATCTATTGCTGAAGAAAAAAAATACCAGGCTTTTACCTTCGGCGGCACATCCTTTAATGCATCCTGAAACCGAAACCCAATTATGGAAACACAGTTCCAGCAAGATTTACGCGCTTTATAACAGAATTTTTGATTGCAGTGGCCACGGCTGGAGCAATGTGCAAAGTATGCATATTAACCTTCCGTTTTTTGATGATGGAGAATTTGAAAAACTGCACGCTGCGGTGCGTTTACTTTTACCTATAATCCCTGCGTTAAGCGCCAGTTCTCCTATTTTTGAAGGAAAATATACCGGTTTTAAAGATGCCAGGATGCAGGTTTATAAAACCAACCAAAAAGAAATTCCACAAATGACGGGAAAGGTAATTCCGGAGCAGGTTTTTTCTAAAGACGATTATTACAAAACTATTTTTGAACCCATCAATAAAGCAATAAAACCGCACGATACCGAAAATATCCTGGATCATCACTTTTTGAATTCTCGTGGTGCCATTGCTCGTTTTGATAGAAACGCCATTGAAATTCGCGTAATAGATGTTCAGGAATGTCCTAAAGCAGATTTAGCGATTGCTATTTTTATTATTGAATGTTTAAAACTGCTGGTTAGTGAAGAATTGATTTCTATTGAAGATCAGAAAAAGTGGCACGAAAATGAGCTCTTTGAGATTTTTGACGTGGTAATTAAAGATGCTGAAAATACCAAAATCAGTAATAAAGACTACCTCAAGATTTTCGGACTTTCACAAGCGATAGAAGTGAAGGAAATTTGGCGTATTTTATTTTCAAAAGTAAAAAGAAATATTGCGGAGAAACACCAGGAAAGCATCAAGTTTTTATTTAGCAATGGGAGTCTTTCTACCCGCATTTTAAAAGCAGTAGGGAATGATTTTTCAGAAGAAAATATCAAAAAAAACTATTTTGAGTTAGCAGATTGCCTGGAAGAAAATAAATTATTTATTCCGTGA
- a CDS encoding OsmC family protein — MKRNGTAIWKGSLKEGKGTISTQSGILDKTQYSFKTRFEDGKGTNPEELIGAAHSGCFTMQLSANLTEEGFEPDELETKSEITFEDGAVKKSHLILKAKVKGIEKEQFEKIANDAKENCPISKLLDTEITLESELIQ; from the coding sequence ATGAAAAGAAATGGAACCGCAATTTGGAAAGGTAGTCTTAAAGAAGGTAAAGGAACAATTAGTACCCAAAGTGGTATTTTGGATAAAACGCAGTACTCTTTTAAAACCAGGTTTGAAGATGGTAAAGGCACCAATCCTGAAGAACTTATAGGTGCTGCACATTCCGGGTGTTTTACCATGCAGCTTTCGGCTAATCTTACTGAAGAAGGTTTTGAGCCTGATGAATTAGAAACTAAATCTGAAATCACTTTTGAAGATGGAGCGGTGAAAAAGTCACACTTAATTTTAAAAGCAAAAGTAAAAGGAATTGAGAAAGAGCAGTTCGAGAAAATAGCCAACGATGCTAAAGAAAATTGCCCTATTTCTAAATTACTGGATACAGAAATAACATTAGAATCTGAATTGATTCAATAA
- a CDS encoding dipeptidase, which translates to MKLNLFRLALLFTGSLAFAQENNDQALLEKAQEIHENVITIDTHADININNFKKERNYTMDLGNQVTLPKMEAGGLDVAWFIVYTGQDELTEEGFKNAYENAMSKFDAIHKLVEDFAPNQIGLATNSQEVRKLVSEGKKVAMIGVENGYSVGLDVENVEKFYDLGARYMSLAHQGHSQLSDSNTGEENDEWMHNGLSDLGKEVIAEMNRLGMMIDVSHPSKEAIKQMFELSKAPLIASHSSARELCNHSRNLDDELLMLFKKHGGVVQTVAFSAYVNTEKDKAFSEASEKVYEEKAAEMNFEILPRDTVRALSNTERNAYYADYQKVRNAASPDIELLKEEIEPVGVSDFVDHIDYMVDLIGIEHVGISSDFDGGGGIDGWEDASETLNITKELVKRGYTEEEIAKLWGENLLRVMDEVDAVAAELQKA; encoded by the coding sequence ATGAAATTAAACCTTTTTAGGCTGGCCCTTTTATTTACGGGTAGTCTGGCGTTTGCTCAAGAAAATAACGATCAAGCTCTGTTGGAAAAAGCCCAAGAAATTCACGAGAATGTAATTACCATAGATACGCACGCCGATATCAATATCAATAATTTCAAGAAAGAGAGGAATTATACCATGGACCTGGGAAACCAGGTTACCCTTCCTAAAATGGAAGCCGGCGGACTTGATGTTGCCTGGTTTATTGTGTATACCGGACAGGATGAACTTACCGAGGAAGGCTTCAAAAATGCTTACGAAAATGCGATGAGTAAGTTTGATGCGATCCATAAACTGGTAGAAGACTTTGCCCCGAATCAAATAGGATTGGCCACCAACTCTCAGGAGGTGCGCAAATTGGTTTCTGAAGGTAAAAAAGTTGCAATGATTGGTGTTGAAAATGGCTATTCAGTAGGACTTGATGTGGAAAATGTTGAAAAATTCTATGATCTTGGCGCCAGATATATGTCCCTCGCACACCAGGGCCATAGCCAGTTAAGCGATTCTAATACCGGCGAAGAAAACGACGAATGGATGCATAACGGACTTAGCGATCTCGGAAAAGAAGTAATTGCAGAAATGAATCGCCTGGGAATGATGATAGATGTTTCACATCCCTCTAAAGAAGCTATCAAACAAATGTTTGAACTTTCTAAAGCCCCGCTTATTGCTTCCCACTCTTCTGCACGCGAGCTTTGTAATCACAGCCGTAATTTAGATGATGAACTTTTAATGTTATTTAAAAAACACGGTGGGGTTGTACAAACGGTTGCCTTTAGCGCATATGTAAATACTGAAAAAGATAAAGCATTCTCTGAGGCAAGTGAAAAAGTTTATGAGGAAAAAGCTGCCGAAATGAATTTTGAAATTCTACCGCGAGATACCGTTAGAGCTTTAAGTAATACCGAAAGAAATGCTTATTATGCAGATTACCAAAAAGTGAGAAATGCAGCGTCTCCAGACATTGAGTTGCTAAAAGAAGAAATTGAACCTGTAGGAGTTTCAGACTTTGTAGACCATATAGATTATATGGTAGATCTAATAGGAATTGAACACGTAGGTATAAGTTCAGATTTTGATGGCGGTGGCGGCATTGATGGCTGGGAAGATGCTTCAGAAACTTTAAATATTACCAAAGAACTGGTGAAAAGAGGTTATACCGAAGAGGAAATAGCCAAACTTTGGGGTGAGAATTTACTTAGAGTCATGGATGAAGTTGATGCAGTAGCTGCCGAACTTCAGAAAGCATAA